The proteins below are encoded in one region of Coffea arabica cultivar ET-39 chromosome 4c, Coffea Arabica ET-39 HiFi, whole genome shotgun sequence:
- the LOC140005299 gene encoding putative disease resistance RPP13-like protein 3: protein MADPVISLVIERTSDLLIQKIVFLKGVRRQVERLQNDLVRMRCFLKDADQRQVEDARIRNWVSEIRAAAYDAEDIIEIFACKVESFTKDKGLVTKLTYYPLKIVNLYKIGKEIESLRMRLKEIADSREEYGIKNLGEGMTTHGEELQRIRRSSPLSEDKDIVGFEEITKSLVAELLKEDRNRHVVSIIGMGGAGKTTLAKKVYNHADVRARFNCRAWVCVSSSYDHKKMLRAIIKQLNEMSKEQLEMLEMMEEEELERRLYQDLQDKCYLVVLDDVWKEEAWDCLARRAFPDVNTSSRVLLTSRNRDVAVHADALSPPHELKTLREEDSWQLFLKKALGHGANGVCPPDLEVVGKKIAGRCAGLPLAITVIGGLLLGKKKLKSEWEKVLNNFNAYLSRSQSEAGAISEAGAILELSYADLPANLKFCFLYLGLFPEDFVISVRKLIHMWVAEGIIQKRDAKNLEETAAYDDVERLCSRNMVQVAEMTVDERIKSCRVHDLLRELAIRKAEDENFFQIHDTRHDEISAKSRYLAVHILPWDKNYFEPSTPPLRSLLFFNVHEYEENTSLSVKSFRKLRVLDFENVKIPNNLPKEIGKVRLLRYLGLRDTWITLLPHSFGYLRYLQTLDIRNSSTVEVSNFIWKLESLRHLYADKMECDMPLKVEGLRNLQTLSGICFDDIMHNNMITLTSLQKLGIWVDDWSDIDILCMHLSEVESLKTLHLYHAAGSGWPSLAGLSKLHHVIELELFGPGLRTLPPDFPPNLSCLSLKHTRLKDDPMPTLEKLGQLSFLKMKYEAYWGPQLVISRHGFHQLKLLELSALRRLDEIEMEKGALPQLQCLRITDCPKLEKLPEELKHISTLDMLELEDMPEDFISRLDADYRGANLRIF, encoded by the coding sequence ATGGCTGACCCTGTTATCTCTCTTGTTATTGAGAGAACTAGCGATCTGCTGATTCAAAAAATTGTTTTCCTGAAAGGCGTTCGACGACAAGTTGAGAGGCTGCAAAATGATCTGGTCCGGATGCGGTGTTTCCTGAAAGATGCTGATCAGAGGCAAGTTGAAGATGCGAGGATCCGCAACTGGGTTTCTGAAATCAGAGCTGCTGCCTACGATGCGGAGGATATCATTGAGATCTTTGCCTGCAAAGTTGAGTCCTTCACAAAGGACAAGGGACTCGTCACCAAATTGACGTATTATCCCTTGAAAATTGTGAACCTCTACAAGATAGGGAAAGAGATTGAGTCCTTACGAATGAGGCTCAAGGAGATTGCTGATAGCCGCGAAGAGTATGGtataaaaaatcttggagaggGGATGACTACACATGGAGAAGAGCTTCAACGGATCCGGCGGTCCTCTCCTCTCAGCGAGGACAAGGATATAGTGGGCTTCGAGGAGATAACAAAATCACTGGTGGCAGAACTTTTGAAAGAGGACAGAAACCGCCATGTGGTTTCAATCATTGGCATGGGAGGTGCTGGTAAGACAACTCTAGCCAAAAAAGTTTATAACCATGCTGATGTCAGGGCAAGATTCAATTGCCGTGCTTGGGTCTGCGTCTCTTCAAGCTACGATCACAAAAAGATGCTGAGGGCAATCATAAAgcaattgaatgaaatgagtAAAGAGCAACttgaaatgttggaaatgatGGAAGAGGAAGAGTTGGAACGAAGGCTCTATCAAGATCTACAAGACAAATGTTATCTTGTGGTTCTTGATGATGTATGGAAGGAAGAAGCGTGGGATTGTCTAGCCAGGAGGGCCTTTCCTGATGTTAATACATCAAGTAGAGTGCTACTTACAAGTCGCAATCGGGATGTTGCCGTACACGCAGATGCTCTTAGCCCCCCACATGAGTTGAAAACTTTGAGGGAGGAGGATAGCTGGCAGTTGTTTCTCAAAAAGGCCTTAGGCCATGGAGCTAATGgtgtgtgtcctccagatttgGAAGTAGTAGGCAAGAAAATTGCGGGGCGATGTGCCGGTCTACCACTGGCCATAACGGTTATAGGTGGCCTGCTACTGGGCAAGAAAAAGTTGAAGAGTGAATGGGAGAAAGTTCTCAACAACTTCAACGCATACCTGTCAAGGAGCCAGAGTGAAGCAGGGGCAATTAGTGAAGCAGGGGCAATTCTGGAATTAAGTTATGCAGACCTTCCTgccaatctgaaattttgctttTTGTATTTGGGTTTGTTTCCCGAAGATTTTGTGATTTCTGTGCGCAAGTTGATCCATATGTGGGTTGCAGAGGGAATAATCCAAAAAAGAGATGCAAAAAATTTGGAGGAAACTGCAGCATATGATGATGTGGAACGACTTTGTAGCAGAAATATGGTCCAGGTGGCGGAAATGACTGTTGATGAGAGGATTAAAAGCTGTCGAGTCCATGATTTACTGCGAGAGCTTGCAATCAGAAAGGCAGaggatgaaaatttttttcagaTCCATGACACCAGACATGATGAAATATCAGCCAAATCCAGGTACCTTGCTGTTCATATTCTCCCTTgggataaaaattattttgagcCTTCGACCCCTCCTCTCCGGTCTCTACTTTTTTTCAATGTCCACGAGTACGAGGAAAACACTAGTCTTAGTGTCAAAAGTTTCAGAAAACTTAGGGTACTGGACTTTGAGAATGTTAAGATACCGAATAATTTGCCAAAAGAAATTGGTAAAGTCAGGCTTCTAAGGTACCTCGGTTTAAGAGACACATGGATTACACTGCTACCTCATTCCTTCGGTTACTTGCGATACCTGCAAACTCTTGACATACGGAACTCTAGCACAGTGGaagtttcaaatttcatttggaagcttgaaagtttaCGGCATCTATATGCGGATAAAATGGAATGTGATATGCCTCTTAAGGTCGAAGGATTGAGGAATCTCCAGACTCTGTCAGGCATATGCTTTGATGACATTATGCACAATAACATGATAACTCTGACAAGTCTTCAGAAACTGGGGATTTGGGTGGATGACTGGTCAGACATAGACATACTCTGCATGCATTTATCTGAGGTTGAAAGTCTAAAGACGTTACATCTTTACCATGCTGCGGGAAGCGGGTGGCCATCTCTAGCTGGACTTTCTAAGCTCCATCATGTAATAGAGCTTGAGCTATTCGGGCCGGGTTTGAGAACGCTGCCTCCTGATTTCCCTCCAAATCTCTCTTGCTTGTCTTTGAAACATACAAGGCTCAAGGATGACCCAATGCCAACACTAGAGAAGTTGGGACAGCTGTCGTTCCTCAAAATGAAATATGAAGCATATTGGGGACCCCAGCTAGTCATTTCCAGACATGGCTTTCACCAATTGAAATTGCTTGAGCTCAGTGCCCTACGTCGTTTGGATGAAATAGAGATGGAGAAAGGTGCATTGCCGCAGCTCCAATGCCTGAGAATCACGGACTGCCCCAAGTTAGAGAAGTTGCCGGAAGAGCTGAAGCACATATCTACTCTTGATATGCTTGAGCTTGAGGACATGCCAGAAGATTTTATCAGTAGGCTTGATGCGGACTACCGAGGAGCAAACCTCAGAATATTTTGA